aaagctgtcattatctgatagctatgtttaaaTTTAGTGTTCTTACATTCCgccatttgtccgctatccaatcaattagactgtccgatagggaccaactagttgttctaggtgactttattttatatctggctttaattggtccgatctttattcttgcgaaataatggccgatgccataaatattctgtatactgcaattaaatcatttgtTAACccttgtgttccgatgtactatccgtctatctctaacaaacctcctaGGTCcagaatttatataaatattaagcctgtctattcgccaggtccccACGGAATTCCAGGCTGcgtgcttagattctgtggggaagccttgtgcaaacctctactgaaactgtttaacttatctctggaatcttcacagttcccccatatatggaaggagtcctcTGTGATCCCTCttcataaaaaaggtagcaaatcgggAACCACataggtccgctcctttttaccttatttattaacgaccttcccttaataataaagcattcgcgtgtacttCGCAGCTTTGGGCGAAGTTTACTCGaaccgcattgaatcggtttaaaagaacttcttactttttacCTTACagcgccttaattgggatgcaagccttagattacctccttattccagtagactaatgttaattaacttaccctacttagctaaccgtaaatgcttggaacagtctttatttttaaacttattcgtcgtgaagttgatagtcccgatttggttagtcggctaaacgTCACTCTTCCAAGCAGATtcactagaaattacgtatTCAATTTAAGTCAATGTATttctaactatgagttgcatgatccctacagagtattatgttctgactataatagattctatcctattatctccaattctgactctctgccgttcttaaagcgatcaatactaatTCTTAGTTCTTactagtatacatatatttcctcgtcctttactgtcttttatatcgcgtctatcctcttttactctacgagtaatcATCCTCAGTTCTAAggcttaattttttttcaaggGCGAATTTTTTTCTATTAGTGTGCGTGGAATTTTTCAGCAGGTAAGGCGTTCAACGGTCTTATGGGTTACGTCAAACATCATTTTATTCACGCACAacttttcaaaactttttctgttcttgtgtgtttttttacGTGTAGCCTTTTTTCCGTATACCGGTATCAAAGTTACCTGAATTGAAGATTGTAGAAGGGATTCGTTTCCTGATGTTTTAATActcaatattaaatattaaggATGTTTGTTAGTCATCTTAAGACCGAACAGTTTCCACttgattaattttttctttattataaatgaaaaatacctgaactttttgtgtttttattactTTCCGGAGAAAAATTGGTTAATTTTAGCGTCAGCTTGATGAACTTTCAACATGACGCTTTGAATTTTAGGCATGTGTGCAATTTATCTCAAAAACGCAATGTTTACACTGGATttgtgttaaataaaattaattgaaatttaaattaaaataaaattgcacaGGAATATTGGGTggataattattttatactcgttactcgtaTAGAACAAATTTGTACCAAcagaaggaagtgtttgcGGCCCTATACTCTTAAtaaggatcaatagccaaatcGATCTGACCAagaattattaatttaaattttttaaaatttttactATTATACTTTTAACATTCTTTTTCCTTAACCACTTAATTTTTCGAACGTCTTTCTCTTTTGTTATGGACCTACTTGGTCTTGGTCTCAAATACGAATTAAACGGCATCTATGAGTTTGTCGACATCACATTATCTTATATGACTCCTGTTATTGGGCACTCCAGGTGTACTGGAGGCCCATGCTCATCCCTACCCGACCTTGCAGTCTGCCAGCATATTTATTCAGCTGCCCCATTCAGTCACCTACACACATTCTACCCACCCATTCCTAGTGTATTCCTTCTCCCATTAATTCGACTCTACTCCAGTTTCATTTCTTTCCcaaatacttaaaattttatttgtttacaattttcatattcatatccCTGACTTAGTCCGAATACCCACACTGGATTTCTTTCAACATATGTTTAAACTTGGACTTTTTCTTTAGACCCTGACCTATCATAGGGCTCTCAAGGGAGGGGGGAATATAAAgggtaatttaaataaataaataattacagaAATCAGGACCAtttcaacaataataaaaatattaatataggTAAATATgtgtgttaaataaatatgggaAATAAATCCAAAATGAATATTACCAAATTACCAAATGTAGATCATAAATTGCAATATATAAATTGcgactaaataaataattaaataagacgaaaaaaacaattaatacacaataaaaataaaatattataaaataaatatctgtaacaaaaattaataaaaaaaaatgtctgtATCCTAAAGGCTTCTGTTGCCGCCACTCGGGAGGTGTGTCGTTCTTCCTCGACGAAGATTTATCCCAATAAAATTGTGGATCAGCAAAAAAGGAACGTTATCTGGTCAAAACTCGGATTTTGCCAAAAGGTTATGGCCgcccaacaaaaaaaatctcaCCAAGCCGATTTGGACGACCTAGCTGACTTTTCTTCGGGTTTCACTGGGTTTCGTCGGGCCTGGAATGGAAAGCCCATAAGCATGGTTTCAACACCGACCACTTACCTAATGTTTTTTTCGCACCAGGTTTTCCAGTATTCCCCGCCGAAACTTCACTACTATTTTCgtttattgttgatttttgattattgttgatatttttgttttcaacaCCGGCGTACTGCTTCTCtaattaaatatgatttaattaaaaaaaacaatatctTGGTGCACGTGCacataaaaactttaatttctCGAGGCGCAGCAGTTATAACGCCATTGACCGTGACTTTGAATCTGTTCTTCCTATTTCTTCTTTGGCTTTCCCATGGCATGATCCAATCCCCGTTGTTCGAATTTTGCCGGGTCAACGGCCGGATAACATTAAGGTGACCTTAATAAATCTACCAAAACATTCGGTATTAAATCACCCCTGCGCTGGGGTTTGATATCGCTATCGATATGCCGTCCACAACACTTTTCTATTGGCGGCGTGTTAAGACAAATGCAGAGGAATATAGTTGTCTCTTGTACACTTTGTCAGTTTGTTACCTGCAGCCCGCTGtgatatataaaataatatatatacaagcTTATTAAAGTCatacaaaaaattgaatttattgaaatatttactgCAGCTTATTTTACActacattatttaaaaagtaaaaacatttttttagatCAGTTGACATTTGAGTATTTGGAAAGCCAATTGGAAGGCACTCGACAGGGTTCGGttccaatttaatttgattattaaTCCGTGTTTTCCCTCTACGAAATCTTAATCCTAAAGCTCTGCCTTTCTTAGTTTTTATATCCAAGAACATGTCTAACTCGGCGAGATTGCTAAATAAAGTTCTAAGATCTTGCTCTGCGCTCTTAAGAAGTTTACATTGTAGGGTAAGGCTTTTATACAATAAgcaattaaatatacattggATACGAAACTCAAGTTGTcttattatgtattttatgtTAAGCTTTGTTACAGAATATACATCGTATACTACATTAAGATTATCCAAAGCAGCACATTTAAAAATCTGCGAAGACTGATGCTGCAAGAAATTGATATAAAGTTTGCAGCATTGTGGATTAGTctttaatttccaattttctAGAATAATATTTTGAGTATCAGCGTAATAAACAAATAGTTTTTGAATCGATCTTAAGAATTTAGTACCATATTCCATAGCTTCGTCTATAATTTCTGAGAACAGTACATGAAAAAATTCTATTTCCGCAAAGTAGTTGGTAAGTAGAACCTTAACTTTAGATGGTTGACCTGTTGGGACTTGGCGTAGTTTAAGCAACAATGTGTAACTTGAATTTTTTGATgtttcataaaaaatgttgaTATCAGAAGAAAATTGCTCAAGAGAAAAAGAGGCTTCATAAAAGAACGTTGACAGTTCTTGCATCCTGTACACATATTCTCTTTCACTTGTGACAATATCTTCGGTGTTACTCAATACTGTCGACACGGTCAAGtttttttgaagtttttcTAGGAAATGCTCTAACTTATTTTGCAAACTTTGTTTACTAAAATCGGACTTTTCGATAGCATCATAAAACTGCTTGGGTGCTTGTACTGCGTTAAAAGAGTCCCATGTTCTGCCTACGTTTTTAATTTCAGTGCCATTTAATTGTCGAACTTGTATTGAACACACTATCCCGTTTATTAAAGTAACAATAAAACTACACCAATTCATTgcaaacgtttttttttcgatctATGCTGCGTTGTATAATTACTATAAATACGATCACAAATTCACATAAAGCTGAAATGCTAAGTTGATTTTCCAAATATAATTAGTCTATAAATAGCtagaaaaaaaagtatatggatatatacatagatatatacaaattCTCATTTCAAgggaaaatatttgattaatattatatattatatattatatattatatattatatattatatattatatattatatattatatattatatattatatattatatattatatattatatattatatattatatattatatatatatattatatattatatattatatattatatatttatattatatattatatattatatattatatattatatattattattattatatattatatattatatattatatattatatattatatattatatattatatattatatattatatattatatattatatattatatattatatattatata
This portion of the Drosophila yakuba strain Tai18E2 unplaced genomic scaffold, Prin_Dyak_Tai18E2_2.1 Segkk50_quiver_pilon_scaf, whole genome shotgun sequence genome encodes:
- the LOC120322286 gene encoding uncharacterized protein LOC120322286, producing the protein MNWCSFIVTLINGIVCSIQVRQLNGTEIKNVGRTWDSFNAVQAPKQFYDAIEKSDFSKQSLQNKLEHFLEKLQKNLTVSTVLSNTEDIVTSEREYVYRMQELSTFFYEASFSLEQFSSDINIFYETSKNSSYTLLLKLRQVPTGQPSKVKVLLTNYFAEIEFFHVLFSEIIDEAMEYGTKFLRSIQKLFVYYADTQNIILENWKLKTNPQCCKLYINFLQHQSSQIFKCAALDNLNVVYDVYSVTKLNIKYIIRQLEFRIQCIFNCLLYKSLTLQCKLLKSAEQDLRTLFSNLAELDMFLDIKTKKGRALGLRFRRGKTRINNQIKLEPNPVECLPIGFPNTQMSTDLKKCFYFLNNVV